In a genomic window of Verrucomicrobiota bacterium:
- a CDS encoding transposase codes for MIQVTNQIHYIGIDVAKDKLDVHINTHVIELPNHPKGFRSLLKHLSKIALPHVICEASGSYHLHLLSFLHEHHISISIINPRQVRDFARAKGLLAKTDTIDAHLLSDYGSCMNPQPTEPLPPYHAELGELSDRKSQLLVMVTAESNRLTSTSSTPLRKLINSHIRSLKKQIEKIEELLHHLVKSQPSLKKRIDLISSINSVGFITAVSLLASIPELGSLNRSPASALTGTAPLNCDSGSF; via the coding sequence ATGATACAAGTTACTAATCAAATTCATTACATCGGCATCGATGTTGCTAAAGACAAGCTCGATGTCCATATCAACACTCATGTCATCGAATTACCCAATCACCCAAAGGGCTTTCGATCTCTTCTAAAGCATCTATCCAAAATTGCTTTACCTCATGTTATTTGCGAAGCTTCTGGTTCTTATCACCTCCATTTGCTTAGCTTTTTGCATGAACATCATATCTCCATCTCTATTATCAATCCCAGACAAGTCCGAGATTTTGCTAGAGCTAAAGGACTTTTAGCTAAAACTGACACCATTGATGCTCACCTACTCTCTGACTACGGCTCTTGTATGAATCCTCAGCCCACTGAGCCTCTACCCCCATATCATGCAGAGCTCGGTGAACTCTCTGACCGTAAATCTCAACTCCTCGTCATGGTCACTGCTGAAAGCAATCGCTTGACTTCCACTTCCTCTACTCCATTAAGAAAACTCATTAACTCTCATATACGTTCTCTTAAAAAGCAAATAGAGAAAATCGAAGAACTTTTACATCATCTCGTTAAATCCCAGCCCTCTTTAAAAAAACGCATTGACCTGATCTCGAGTATCAACAGTGTCGGATTTATTACTGCTGTTAGCCTGTTAGCTTCTATTCCAGAGCTTGGCTCTCTGAATCGTTCTCCAGCTTCTGCTCTTACGGGCACCGCACCTCTTAACTGTGATAGTGGCTCTTTTTAA